A stretch of the Ptiloglossa arizonensis isolate GNS036 chromosome 1, iyPtiAriz1_principal, whole genome shotgun sequence genome encodes the following:
- the Thrrs gene encoding threonine--tRNA ligase isoform X1 encodes MAASRLNQSTFNMGDIMCDNVVNNVQNLNLKEEKAKMKQLKKKNVADENIITELKPWPSYIQDRIVLWDKLKAEYDAALAEKPVIDIKIIFPDGKEVVGQSWRTTPYEVAKNISQGLADSTVIAKVNNELWDLDRPLESDCKLELLKFDHPDGQQVFWHSSAHILGETMERIYGGCLCYGPPIENGFYYDMYLKNKGISNLDFPFLESLYKTIVKEKQPFERLEMTKEDLLEMFKYNEFKIRIINEKINTPTTTVYRCGPLIDLCRGPHIKHTGKVKAIKVTKNSSSYWEGNANAECLQRIYGISFPDTKQLKEWEKFQEEAAKRDHRRIGKEQELFFFHELSPGSCFFQPRGTYIYNTLTDFIRSEYRKRGFQEVITPNIYNTKLWQTSGHWVHYAENMFSINIEKETFALKPMNCPGHCMMFDVRNRSWRELPLRMADFGVLHRNEISGALTGLTRVRRFQQDDAHIFCSNEQIKEEILGALDFLRHVYGVFGFTFNLCLSTRPEKYMGDIAMWDQAETALSDSLDMFGESWKLNPEDGAFYGPKIDITIMDALKRSHQCATIQLDFQLPIRFNLSYVNETGEKKRPVIIHRAILGSVERMIAILTESYAGKWPFWLSPRQAMVIPVSSQFDNYATEVKDKLWNDGFMVEVDTDSSDTLNKKIRNAQLAQFNFILVVGEKELNAGTVNVRTRDNIVHGEVIVNDLSEKFKLFKERKYKNCEENF; translated from the exons ATGGCAGCAAGCAGGTTGAACCAATCTACTTTCAACATGGGTGACATCATGTGTGACAACGTAGTGAATAATGTGCAAAACCTAAATTTAAAGGAAGAAAAG GCGAAGatgaaacaattgaaaaaaaagaatgtcGCTGATGAAAACATAATAACTGAATTAAAACCTTGGCCCAGTTATATTCAA gATCGTATTGTATTGTGGGATAAACTAAAAGCAGAATATGACGCAGCATTAGCTGAGAAACCAGTTattgatataaaaataatatttcctgATGGAAAGGAAGTTGTTGGACAATCATGGCGTACAACACCATATGAAGTTGCAAAAAATATCAGTCAAGGCTTGGCAGATAGTACTGTTATTGCAAAAGTAAATAATGAACTATGGGATCTAGATCGACCTTTAGAATCTGATTGTAAACTTGAACTTCTCAAGTTTGACCATCCAGATGGTCAACAAGTTTTTTGGCATTCTAGTGCACATATTTTGGGAGAAACTATGGAGAGAATATATGGTGGTTGTTTATGTTATGGTCCACCAATAGAAAATGGATTTTATTATGATATGTATCTGAAAAATAAAGGAATTTCAAATTTAGACTTTCCTTTTTTGGAAAGTCTCTATAAAACTATAGTTAAAGAGAAGCAGCCTTTTGAGAGATTAGAAATGACAAAGGAAGATCTCTTGgaaatgtttaaatataatGAATTTAAGATACGGATTATTAACGAGAAAATAAATACACCTACTACTACAGTGTACAGATGTGGACCATTGATTGATTTATGTAGAGGACCACATATTAAACATACTGGAAAGGTTAAAGCTATTAAGGTTACCAAAAACTCTTCTTCTTATTGGGAAGGAAATGCGAATGCAGAATGTCTGCAGAGGATCTATGGTATCAGTTTTCCAGATACCAAACAACTAAAAGAATGGGAAAAGTTTCAAGAGGAAGCTGCTAAAAGAGATCATAGAAGAATAGGGAAAGAACAGGAACTATTTTTCTTTCACGAACTCTCTCCAGGATCATGTTTCTTTCAACCACGTGGAACATATATCTATAATACTTTGACTGACTTCATTCGTTCTGAATATAGAAAACGAGGTTTCCAAGAAGTAATCACACCTAATATTTATAACACTAAATTATGGCAAACATCTGGTCATTGGGTGCATTATGCAGAAAATATGTTTTCCATTAATAttgaaaaggaaacttttgcacTTAAGCCAATGAACTGTCCTGGCCATTGCATGATGTTTGATGTTCGTAATAGATCTTGGCGTGAATTACCACTGAGAATGGCTGATTTTGGTGTGTTGCATCGAAATGAGATATCTGGTGCATTAACTGGGCTTACCAGAGTGAGACGTTTTCAACAGGATGATGCACATATATTTTGTTCAAATGAGCAAATTAAAGAGGAAATACTTGGAGCACTCGACTTTCTGCGACACGTGTACGGTGTTTTTGGATTTACGTTTAATTTATGTCTGTCCACAAGACCTGAGAAATACATGGGTGACATAGCTATGTGGGATCAAGCTGAGACAGCATTATCAGATAGTTTGGATATGTTTGGAGAATCATGGAAACTTAATCCCGAAGATGGTGCATTTTATGGTCCAAAAATTGATATAACAATTATGGATGCATTAAAAAGATCTCATCAATGTGCTACCATTCAATTAGATTTCCAACTACCAATTAGATTTAATTTATCATATGTTAA TGAAactggagagaaaaaaagaccaGTAATCATTCACAGAGCTATTTTGGGTTCTGTAGAAAGAATGATTGCAATTTTAACTGAATCTTATGCTGGAaagtggccattctggttgtctCCGCGACAAGCAATGGTCATTCCAGTGAGTTCTCAGTTTGATAATTATGCCACAGAAGTGAAAGATAAACTTTGGAATGATGGGTTTATGGTAGAAGTTGATACAGATTCAAGTGatactttaaataaaaaaatacgaaatgcaCAGCTAGCACAATTCAACTTCATTCTTG TTGTTGGAGAGAAAGAGCTTAATGCTGGGACAGTGAATGTGCGAACCAGGGATAATATAGTACATGGAGAAGTAATTGTAAATGATTTaagtgaaaaattcaaattatttaaagaaagaaagtataaaaactgcgaagaaaacttttaa
- the Thrrs gene encoding threonine--tRNA ligase isoform X2, producing the protein MLSNLRICSSKYFYNISKRTHASWAKMKQLKKKNVADENIITELKPWPSYIQDRIVLWDKLKAEYDAALAEKPVIDIKIIFPDGKEVVGQSWRTTPYEVAKNISQGLADSTVIAKVNNELWDLDRPLESDCKLELLKFDHPDGQQVFWHSSAHILGETMERIYGGCLCYGPPIENGFYYDMYLKNKGISNLDFPFLESLYKTIVKEKQPFERLEMTKEDLLEMFKYNEFKIRIINEKINTPTTTVYRCGPLIDLCRGPHIKHTGKVKAIKVTKNSSSYWEGNANAECLQRIYGISFPDTKQLKEWEKFQEEAAKRDHRRIGKEQELFFFHELSPGSCFFQPRGTYIYNTLTDFIRSEYRKRGFQEVITPNIYNTKLWQTSGHWVHYAENMFSINIEKETFALKPMNCPGHCMMFDVRNRSWRELPLRMADFGVLHRNEISGALTGLTRVRRFQQDDAHIFCSNEQIKEEILGALDFLRHVYGVFGFTFNLCLSTRPEKYMGDIAMWDQAETALSDSLDMFGESWKLNPEDGAFYGPKIDITIMDALKRSHQCATIQLDFQLPIRFNLSYVNETGEKKRPVIIHRAILGSVERMIAILTESYAGKWPFWLSPRQAMVIPVSSQFDNYATEVKDKLWNDGFMVEVDTDSSDTLNKKIRNAQLAQFNFILVVGEKELNAGTVNVRTRDNIVHGEVIVNDLSEKFKLFKERKYKNCEENF; encoded by the exons ATGTTATCAAATTTACGTATTTGCAGTTCTAAATACTTCTATAATATTTCTAAGCGGACACATGCTTCTTGG GCGAAGatgaaacaattgaaaaaaaagaatgtcGCTGATGAAAACATAATAACTGAATTAAAACCTTGGCCCAGTTATATTCAA gATCGTATTGTATTGTGGGATAAACTAAAAGCAGAATATGACGCAGCATTAGCTGAGAAACCAGTTattgatataaaaataatatttcctgATGGAAAGGAAGTTGTTGGACAATCATGGCGTACAACACCATATGAAGTTGCAAAAAATATCAGTCAAGGCTTGGCAGATAGTACTGTTATTGCAAAAGTAAATAATGAACTATGGGATCTAGATCGACCTTTAGAATCTGATTGTAAACTTGAACTTCTCAAGTTTGACCATCCAGATGGTCAACAAGTTTTTTGGCATTCTAGTGCACATATTTTGGGAGAAACTATGGAGAGAATATATGGTGGTTGTTTATGTTATGGTCCACCAATAGAAAATGGATTTTATTATGATATGTATCTGAAAAATAAAGGAATTTCAAATTTAGACTTTCCTTTTTTGGAAAGTCTCTATAAAACTATAGTTAAAGAGAAGCAGCCTTTTGAGAGATTAGAAATGACAAAGGAAGATCTCTTGgaaatgtttaaatataatGAATTTAAGATACGGATTATTAACGAGAAAATAAATACACCTACTACTACAGTGTACAGATGTGGACCATTGATTGATTTATGTAGAGGACCACATATTAAACATACTGGAAAGGTTAAAGCTATTAAGGTTACCAAAAACTCTTCTTCTTATTGGGAAGGAAATGCGAATGCAGAATGTCTGCAGAGGATCTATGGTATCAGTTTTCCAGATACCAAACAACTAAAAGAATGGGAAAAGTTTCAAGAGGAAGCTGCTAAAAGAGATCATAGAAGAATAGGGAAAGAACAGGAACTATTTTTCTTTCACGAACTCTCTCCAGGATCATGTTTCTTTCAACCACGTGGAACATATATCTATAATACTTTGACTGACTTCATTCGTTCTGAATATAGAAAACGAGGTTTCCAAGAAGTAATCACACCTAATATTTATAACACTAAATTATGGCAAACATCTGGTCATTGGGTGCATTATGCAGAAAATATGTTTTCCATTAATAttgaaaaggaaacttttgcacTTAAGCCAATGAACTGTCCTGGCCATTGCATGATGTTTGATGTTCGTAATAGATCTTGGCGTGAATTACCACTGAGAATGGCTGATTTTGGTGTGTTGCATCGAAATGAGATATCTGGTGCATTAACTGGGCTTACCAGAGTGAGACGTTTTCAACAGGATGATGCACATATATTTTGTTCAAATGAGCAAATTAAAGAGGAAATACTTGGAGCACTCGACTTTCTGCGACACGTGTACGGTGTTTTTGGATTTACGTTTAATTTATGTCTGTCCACAAGACCTGAGAAATACATGGGTGACATAGCTATGTGGGATCAAGCTGAGACAGCATTATCAGATAGTTTGGATATGTTTGGAGAATCATGGAAACTTAATCCCGAAGATGGTGCATTTTATGGTCCAAAAATTGATATAACAATTATGGATGCATTAAAAAGATCTCATCAATGTGCTACCATTCAATTAGATTTCCAACTACCAATTAGATTTAATTTATCATATGTTAA TGAAactggagagaaaaaaagaccaGTAATCATTCACAGAGCTATTTTGGGTTCTGTAGAAAGAATGATTGCAATTTTAACTGAATCTTATGCTGGAaagtggccattctggttgtctCCGCGACAAGCAATGGTCATTCCAGTGAGTTCTCAGTTTGATAATTATGCCACAGAAGTGAAAGATAAACTTTGGAATGATGGGTTTATGGTAGAAGTTGATACAGATTCAAGTGatactttaaataaaaaaatacgaaatgcaCAGCTAGCACAATTCAACTTCATTCTTG TTGTTGGAGAGAAAGAGCTTAATGCTGGGACAGTGAATGTGCGAACCAGGGATAATATAGTACATGGAGAAGTAATTGTAAATGATTTaagtgaaaaattcaaattatttaaagaaagaaagtataaaaactgcgaagaaaacttttaa
- the Thrrs gene encoding threonine--tRNA ligase isoform X3: MKQLKKKNVADENIITELKPWPSYIQDRIVLWDKLKAEYDAALAEKPVIDIKIIFPDGKEVVGQSWRTTPYEVAKNISQGLADSTVIAKVNNELWDLDRPLESDCKLELLKFDHPDGQQVFWHSSAHILGETMERIYGGCLCYGPPIENGFYYDMYLKNKGISNLDFPFLESLYKTIVKEKQPFERLEMTKEDLLEMFKYNEFKIRIINEKINTPTTTVYRCGPLIDLCRGPHIKHTGKVKAIKVTKNSSSYWEGNANAECLQRIYGISFPDTKQLKEWEKFQEEAAKRDHRRIGKEQELFFFHELSPGSCFFQPRGTYIYNTLTDFIRSEYRKRGFQEVITPNIYNTKLWQTSGHWVHYAENMFSINIEKETFALKPMNCPGHCMMFDVRNRSWRELPLRMADFGVLHRNEISGALTGLTRVRRFQQDDAHIFCSNEQIKEEILGALDFLRHVYGVFGFTFNLCLSTRPEKYMGDIAMWDQAETALSDSLDMFGESWKLNPEDGAFYGPKIDITIMDALKRSHQCATIQLDFQLPIRFNLSYVNETGEKKRPVIIHRAILGSVERMIAILTESYAGKWPFWLSPRQAMVIPVSSQFDNYATEVKDKLWNDGFMVEVDTDSSDTLNKKIRNAQLAQFNFILVVGEKELNAGTVNVRTRDNIVHGEVIVNDLSEKFKLFKERKYKNCEENF, translated from the exons atgaaacaattgaaaaaaaagaatgtcGCTGATGAAAACATAATAACTGAATTAAAACCTTGGCCCAGTTATATTCAA gATCGTATTGTATTGTGGGATAAACTAAAAGCAGAATATGACGCAGCATTAGCTGAGAAACCAGTTattgatataaaaataatatttcctgATGGAAAGGAAGTTGTTGGACAATCATGGCGTACAACACCATATGAAGTTGCAAAAAATATCAGTCAAGGCTTGGCAGATAGTACTGTTATTGCAAAAGTAAATAATGAACTATGGGATCTAGATCGACCTTTAGAATCTGATTGTAAACTTGAACTTCTCAAGTTTGACCATCCAGATGGTCAACAAGTTTTTTGGCATTCTAGTGCACATATTTTGGGAGAAACTATGGAGAGAATATATGGTGGTTGTTTATGTTATGGTCCACCAATAGAAAATGGATTTTATTATGATATGTATCTGAAAAATAAAGGAATTTCAAATTTAGACTTTCCTTTTTTGGAAAGTCTCTATAAAACTATAGTTAAAGAGAAGCAGCCTTTTGAGAGATTAGAAATGACAAAGGAAGATCTCTTGgaaatgtttaaatataatGAATTTAAGATACGGATTATTAACGAGAAAATAAATACACCTACTACTACAGTGTACAGATGTGGACCATTGATTGATTTATGTAGAGGACCACATATTAAACATACTGGAAAGGTTAAAGCTATTAAGGTTACCAAAAACTCTTCTTCTTATTGGGAAGGAAATGCGAATGCAGAATGTCTGCAGAGGATCTATGGTATCAGTTTTCCAGATACCAAACAACTAAAAGAATGGGAAAAGTTTCAAGAGGAAGCTGCTAAAAGAGATCATAGAAGAATAGGGAAAGAACAGGAACTATTTTTCTTTCACGAACTCTCTCCAGGATCATGTTTCTTTCAACCACGTGGAACATATATCTATAATACTTTGACTGACTTCATTCGTTCTGAATATAGAAAACGAGGTTTCCAAGAAGTAATCACACCTAATATTTATAACACTAAATTATGGCAAACATCTGGTCATTGGGTGCATTATGCAGAAAATATGTTTTCCATTAATAttgaaaaggaaacttttgcacTTAAGCCAATGAACTGTCCTGGCCATTGCATGATGTTTGATGTTCGTAATAGATCTTGGCGTGAATTACCACTGAGAATGGCTGATTTTGGTGTGTTGCATCGAAATGAGATATCTGGTGCATTAACTGGGCTTACCAGAGTGAGACGTTTTCAACAGGATGATGCACATATATTTTGTTCAAATGAGCAAATTAAAGAGGAAATACTTGGAGCACTCGACTTTCTGCGACACGTGTACGGTGTTTTTGGATTTACGTTTAATTTATGTCTGTCCACAAGACCTGAGAAATACATGGGTGACATAGCTATGTGGGATCAAGCTGAGACAGCATTATCAGATAGTTTGGATATGTTTGGAGAATCATGGAAACTTAATCCCGAAGATGGTGCATTTTATGGTCCAAAAATTGATATAACAATTATGGATGCATTAAAAAGATCTCATCAATGTGCTACCATTCAATTAGATTTCCAACTACCAATTAGATTTAATTTATCATATGTTAA TGAAactggagagaaaaaaagaccaGTAATCATTCACAGAGCTATTTTGGGTTCTGTAGAAAGAATGATTGCAATTTTAACTGAATCTTATGCTGGAaagtggccattctggttgtctCCGCGACAAGCAATGGTCATTCCAGTGAGTTCTCAGTTTGATAATTATGCCACAGAAGTGAAAGATAAACTTTGGAATGATGGGTTTATGGTAGAAGTTGATACAGATTCAAGTGatactttaaataaaaaaatacgaaatgcaCAGCTAGCACAATTCAACTTCATTCTTG TTGTTGGAGAGAAAGAGCTTAATGCTGGGACAGTGAATGTGCGAACCAGGGATAATATAGTACATGGAGAAGTAATTGTAAATGATTTaagtgaaaaattcaaattatttaaagaaagaaagtataaaaactgcgaagaaaacttttaa